A genomic window from Thermoanaerobacterales bacterium includes:
- a CDS encoding cell division protein FtsL yields MAQEKPNYTYAEQPVAAPPPRERRRPNEDRRWCGAVTILLLVSLVLGVGVSFYSTQVVKVGYNLTTLKQEIARLDAENQNLEAALGRLDSLERVETVATTKLGMVAPSERNVMYVALNPPVDEPPKGEKAAEQVKPGNPGARVALNTTAGEREPDGLWQAFLRVVCQRGTAGAGNG; encoded by the coding sequence GTGGCGCAGGAAAAGCCAAATTATACCTATGCGGAACAGCCCGTCGCTGCCCCGCCGCCGCGGGAACGCCGCCGGCCCAACGAAGACCGGCGCTGGTGCGGGGCCGTGACGATCCTGCTGCTGGTCTCCCTCGTCCTGGGGGTCGGCGTCAGCTTTTACAGTACGCAGGTCGTGAAGGTGGGGTACAACCTCACGACATTGAAACAGGAAATCGCCCGCCTGGATGCCGAGAACCAGAACCTTGAAGCCGCGCTCGGGCGGCTGGATTCCCTGGAACGGGTAGAGACGGTTGCCACGACCAAGCTGGGAATGGTGGCCCCCTCGGAGCGCAACGTAATGTACGTGGCCCTTAACCCGCCGGTTGACGAGCCCCCGAAGGGGGAGAAGGCCGCCGAACAGGTGAAACCCGGCAATCCCGGTGCCCGCGTGGCGCTGAACACCACCGCCGGGGAGCGGGAACCGGATGGACTGTGGCAGGCCTTCCTGCGCGTCGTATGTCAGAGGGGTACGGCCGGGGCGGGCAACGGCTGA
- a CDS encoding stage V sporulation protein D — translation MPATNILIRRRTTWLLGATLVILFLLTCRLAYVQFFQGEKLRSQAIDIRMRDIPVEAKRGTIFDRNGRELVTSVSADSIYAIPAQVKDQDGTAARLAPILKMDRADIAKLLKTRASSVYIKRRVDFQTAERVKRERLPGIGLVEESRREYGKESLAAHILGFVGVDNQGLTGIEKTFDSELRGIPGRIAVERDAAGRELPLAERKYFPPVQGHNLVLTIDETIQYFVERELDKIVDTFHPASAVIIVMDPQTGEILGMGNRPTYDPNQWRNYPQQVWDRNPAIWYNYEPGSTFKIITLASALEEKAVSEKDRFYDPGYIKVADRNIHCWKGGGHGSQSLSEVVQNSCNPGFVTIGLNIGIPNFYKYLRAFGFGQFTNLGLPGEAKGILIPEKKATNLNLATMSIGQSVAVTPIQLVTGVSAAVNGGRLMQPYLVKSVTDNQGRVIKSFKPREVRRVVSDQTSRQLREYLENVVLKGTGVNAYIEGYRVGGKTGTAQVVGPSGGYVRGRYVSSFVGFAPADDPRLVTLVMVSEPQGGVYFGSQVAAPYFRSVMQDALRYLGVPEQKGLPKPERVWPYVEPRELAEVTVPQVVNLPVDEAVKDLRAEGLNFLLRGQGDVVYGQVPQAGARVTEGTTVVLDLKPAPTGKAKGDVTMPDLSGMTIKQAGTLLESLELRMEPVGSGIAWRQSVPPGKKVERGTAVRVEFRPPASENGP, via the coding sequence ATGCCGGCGACCAATATCCTCATCCGTCGACGGACCACCTGGCTGCTCGGGGCCACCCTTGTCATACTGTTCCTGCTGACGTGCCGCCTGGCCTACGTGCAGTTCTTCCAGGGGGAGAAGCTGCGGAGCCAGGCGATTGATATTCGAATGCGGGATATCCCGGTGGAGGCGAAACGCGGGACGATTTTCGACCGCAACGGCCGTGAACTGGTGACCAGCGTTTCCGCCGACTCGATCTATGCCATCCCGGCCCAGGTCAAAGACCAGGACGGGACGGCGGCACGGCTGGCCCCGATTCTGAAGATGGACCGGGCCGACATCGCCAAGCTGCTGAAGACCCGCGCTTCCTCGGTCTACATCAAGCGGCGGGTGGATTTCCAGACGGCGGAAAGAGTAAAGCGGGAGCGGCTGCCGGGCATCGGCCTGGTGGAGGAGAGCAGGCGCGAGTACGGGAAGGAAAGCCTTGCCGCCCATATCCTGGGCTTTGTCGGTGTCGACAACCAGGGCCTCACCGGTATCGAGAAGACGTTCGACAGTGAACTCCGGGGGATCCCGGGGCGGATCGCCGTGGAACGGGACGCCGCCGGCCGGGAGCTGCCGCTTGCCGAACGCAAGTACTTCCCGCCGGTACAAGGCCATAATCTGGTCCTGACGATTGACGAGACCATCCAGTACTTTGTCGAGCGCGAACTGGATAAGATTGTCGATACCTTTCACCCGGCAAGCGCGGTTATAATTGTCATGGACCCGCAGACGGGCGAAATCCTGGGGATGGGCAACCGCCCGACCTACGATCCCAACCAGTGGCGGAATTACCCGCAGCAGGTCTGGGACCGCAACCCGGCCATCTGGTACAACTACGAGCCCGGTTCGACCTTTAAGATCATCACCCTGGCGTCGGCCCTGGAAGAGAAGGCCGTAAGCGAGAAGGACCGCTTCTACGACCCGGGCTACATCAAGGTGGCCGACCGGAACATTCACTGTTGGAAGGGCGGGGGACACGGAAGTCAGAGCCTGTCCGAGGTCGTGCAGAACTCCTGCAACCCCGGGTTCGTGACCATCGGCCTCAACATCGGGATCCCGAACTTCTATAAGTACCTCCGCGCCTTCGGTTTCGGCCAGTTCACCAATCTCGGCCTGCCGGGGGAAGCGAAGGGCATCCTGATCCCCGAGAAGAAGGCCACCAACCTGAACCTGGCGACGATGTCGATCGGGCAGTCGGTGGCCGTGACGCCGATCCAGCTGGTCACCGGCGTCTCGGCGGCGGTCAACGGCGGCCGGCTGATGCAACCGTACCTGGTGAAGTCGGTGACCGACAACCAGGGGCGGGTTATTAAGTCGTTCAAGCCCCGCGAGGTCCGCCGGGTGGTCTCCGACCAGACCTCGCGCCAGCTGCGCGAGTACCTGGAGAACGTGGTGCTCAAGGGGACGGGGGTCAACGCCTACATCGAGGGTTACCGGGTCGGCGGCAAGACCGGTACGGCACAGGTCGTGGGCCCCTCGGGCGGCTATGTCCGCGGGCGTTACGTTTCGTCCTTTGTCGGGTTCGCCCCGGCCGACGACCCGCGGCTCGTGACCCTGGTAATGGTCAGCGAGCCCCAGGGCGGCGTCTATTTCGGAAGTCAGGTGGCGGCACCGTATTTCCGCTCCGTAATGCAGGACGCCCTGCGCTACCTGGGCGTCCCGGAGCAGAAGGGCCTGCCGAAGCCGGAACGGGTCTGGCCCTACGTTGAGCCGCGCGAACTCGCGGAGGTCACGGTGCCGCAGGTCGTGAACCTGCCGGTCGACGAGGCGGTGAAGGACCTGCGCGCGGAGGGCTTGAACTTCCTGCTGCGCGGGCAGGGAGACGTCGTCTACGGACAGGTGCCGCAGGCCGGCGCACGGGTCACCGAGGGGACGACGGTCGTCCTTGATCTCAAGCCCGCCCCGACCGGCAAGGCCAAGGGGGACGTTACCATGCCGGACCTCTCCGGCATGACCATCAAGCAGGCGGGCACGCTGCTGGAGAGCCTGGAACTGCGCATGGAGCCGGTGGGCAGCGGGATCGCCTGGCGACAGTCCGTTCCGCCGGGCAAAAAGGTGGAGCGCGGCACGGCGGTGCGGGTGGAATTCCGGCCGCCGGCGTCAGAAAACGGCCCGTGA
- a CDS encoding UDP-N-acetylmuramoyl-L-alanyl-D-glutamate--2,6-diaminopimelate ligase, producing MRLAELISVLGVLEAGGDLNIEATGLACDSRQVAPGHVFVAVPGHATDGHLFIPQALERGAAALVVERVEPEWAAKAAWARVPDARRALAAAAAFFYGYPARSLRLTGVTGTNGKTTTTHLTRAVYRQAGLATGLIGTIHTLVGDTVLPAERTTPESLDLQRLWRRMVDSGVTHVVMEVSSHALRLGRVAPADFTAAVFTNLTQDHLDFHRDMEDYFAAKALLFTGLPPGGLAVINADDPWGRRLAEMCGERAVTYGVEGGTVRAGGVAVEARGASFRVASPWGGFPLRLKLTGLFNVYNALAAAAAGLAQGIEADAVRAGLEAVSGVAGRFERVDGGQDFTVIVDYAHTPDGLENVLRAARRVTEGRVISVFGCGGDRDQGKRPLMGRISGELADFTIVTSDNPRTEDPLAIIAAIEAGTRAVTARYSIVPDRREAIRAALEMARSGDIVLIAGKGHEDYQIIGMTKCPFDDRLVVREALAEMGYVENNA from the coding sequence TTGCGCCTTGCCGAATTGATTTCGGTTCTCGGAGTGCTTGAGGCCGGAGGCGACCTGAATATTGAAGCGACGGGCCTGGCCTGCGACTCGCGGCAGGTTGCCCCGGGCCACGTTTTTGTGGCCGTTCCGGGCCACGCCACGGACGGGCATCTCTTTATTCCTCAGGCGTTGGAGCGGGGGGCGGCCGCCCTTGTGGTGGAACGCGTGGAGCCGGAATGGGCGGCGAAAGCGGCGTGGGCGAGGGTCCCGGACGCCCGGCGCGCCCTGGCCGCCGCCGCGGCCTTCTTTTACGGTTACCCTGCGCGGAGCCTTCGCCTGACCGGGGTTACCGGGACCAACGGCAAGACCACCACCACCCACCTGACCCGCGCCGTCTACCGGCAGGCCGGGCTGGCCACGGGCCTGATCGGCACCATCCATACACTGGTCGGGGACACAGTCCTGCCGGCCGAAAGGACCACCCCGGAGTCGTTGGACCTCCAGCGGCTCTGGCGCCGGATGGTTGACTCCGGCGTGACACACGTCGTGATGGAGGTCTCCTCCCACGCCCTGCGGCTGGGCCGCGTCGCACCCGCGGATTTCACGGCCGCCGTCTTTACCAACCTTACGCAGGACCACCTCGACTTTCACCGCGACATGGAAGACTACTTTGCCGCCAAGGCTTTGCTTTTCACCGGGCTCCCGCCGGGGGGGCTGGCGGTCATCAACGCCGACGACCCCTGGGGGCGGCGCCTGGCGGAAATGTGCGGGGAACGGGCGGTCACGTACGGCGTTGAGGGCGGCACGGTACGGGCCGGGGGGGTCGCGGTCGAGGCGCGGGGGGCTTCATTCAGGGTGGCGAGCCCCTGGGGTGGGTTCCCCCTGCGGTTAAAGCTCACCGGCCTGTTCAACGTCTATAATGCCCTGGCCGCGGCAGCGGCGGGCCTGGCCCAGGGGATAGAGGCGGACGCGGTGCGCGCGGGCCTGGAGGCCGTCTCCGGGGTGGCCGGGCGTTTCGAACGGGTGGATGGCGGGCAGGACTTTACGGTTATCGTCGATTACGCCCATACGCCCGACGGGCTGGAGAACGTCTTGCGGGCCGCGCGCCGGGTGACGGAGGGCCGGGTGATCTCCGTTTTCGGGTGCGGCGGCGACCGGGACCAGGGAAAGCGGCCCTTGATGGGCCGGATCAGCGGCGAACTGGCGGACTTCACGATCGTTACCTCGGACAACCCGCGGACCGAGGACCCCCTGGCGATTATCGCCGCCATTGAGGCCGGAACACGGGCCGTTACCGCGCGCTACAGCATCGTCCCGGACCGGCGGGAGGCCATCCGGGCCGCCCTGGAAATGGCGCGGTCCGGGGATATCGTCCTGATTGCCGGCAAGGGCCACGAGGATTACCAGATCATCGGCATGACGAAATGCCCCTTCGACGACCGCCTGGTGGTGCGCGAGGCCCTGGCCGAGATGGGGTATGTGGAAAACAATGCGTAG
- the murF gene encoding UDP-N-acetylmuramoyl-tripeptide--D-alanyl-D-alanine ligase, whose protein sequence is MRSCTLGEIAAAVGGVLKQGAPGRVVSRVATDTRALCAGSLFFALRGERFDGHDFAGRAAEAGAAGVVVSREVELPPSAAVLVVKDTLAALQALAAWNRSALDMPIVAVTGSTGKTTTKDLIAAVLGRRWPVVATRGNFNNEIGVPLTLLDLDENTGAAVVEMGMRGPGEIDFLSRLVKPLAAVITNIGEAHIERLGTVENIARAKGEVLEHLPPEGFALLHAGSPYLRGQARRTPARVLYFGEDPGADYALTAYRPEAGGCVFEASCRGRRHAFRLALAGKHQALNALAAVGTGMELGLGPAEVAEGLAEARLSPMRQAVVRAGDLTVINDAYNANPASMKAALGLLGEMAGGRPRVVVLGDMLELGSRALGGHREVGAACAALGLDLLVTVGERARLIAEGAREAGMDPARIVCCTANPQAVAALRERLSGREMVLVKGSRGMRMEEIVTALAETDIGRRTAGDREAGA, encoded by the coding sequence ATGCGTAGCTGCACGCTGGGCGAGATTGCGGCCGCCGTGGGCGGCGTTCTGAAACAGGGGGCCCCGGGGCGCGTTGTCTCGCGGGTCGCCACCGACACCAGGGCGCTTTGCGCCGGGAGCCTCTTTTTCGCGCTCCGGGGGGAACGCTTCGACGGGCACGATTTCGCCGGCCGGGCCGCAGAGGCCGGGGCGGCCGGCGTGGTCGTGAGCCGGGAAGTCGAGTTGCCCCCCTCGGCCGCCGTCCTTGTTGTAAAGGATACCCTGGCGGCCCTGCAGGCGCTGGCCGCCTGGAACCGTTCCGCCCTGGACATGCCCATCGTGGCCGTGACCGGGAGCACCGGCAAGACCACGACCAAGGACCTCATCGCCGCCGTGTTGGGCCGCCGCTGGCCCGTGGTGGCCACGAGGGGGAACTTTAACAACGAAATAGGGGTGCCCCTTACGCTGCTCGACCTTGACGAGAACACCGGCGCCGCCGTCGTTGAGATGGGGATGCGCGGCCCGGGCGAGATCGACTTCTTAAGCCGCCTGGTGAAACCGCTGGCGGCCGTGATCACCAACATCGGCGAGGCCCACATCGAACGCCTGGGAACGGTGGAGAACATCGCCCGGGCCAAGGGCGAGGTCCTGGAACACCTGCCGCCGGAGGGCTTCGCCTTGCTGCACGCCGGAAGCCCCTACCTGCGCGGGCAGGCGCGGCGCACGCCGGCCCGGGTGCTCTACTTCGGTGAGGACCCCGGGGCGGATTACGCCCTTACGGCGTACCGCCCCGAGGCGGGGGGCTGCGTTTTTGAAGCTTCCTGCCGGGGACGGCGGCACGCCTTCCGCCTGGCCCTTGCCGGAAAGCACCAGGCGCTAAACGCCCTGGCGGCCGTCGGGACGGGCATGGAACTCGGCCTGGGACCGGCGGAGGTCGCCGAGGGCCTGGCGGAGGCACGGCTTTCCCCTATGCGGCAGGCCGTTGTCCGGGCAGGGGACCTGACCGTCATCAACGATGCCTATAACGCGAACCCGGCCTCAATGAAGGCCGCACTGGGCTTGCTCGGCGAGATGGCCGGCGGCCGACCGCGGGTCGTGGTCCTCGGTGATATGCTGGAACTGGGATCCCGGGCGCTCGGCGGGCACCGGGAGGTCGGCGCGGCCTGCGCGGCGCTCGGGCTTGACCTTCTCGTCACGGTGGGCGAGCGGGCACGGCTTATCGCCGAGGGGGCCCGCGAGGCGGGGATGGATCCCGCGCGGATCGTCTGCTGCACGGCCAACCCGCAGGCCGTGGCCGCTCTCCGTGAACGCCTTTCCGGCCGGGAGATGGTCCTGGTGAAGGGCTCACGTGGGATGCGCATGGAGGAAATCGTGACCGCCCTGGCAGAGACGGACATCGGTCGTCGGACGGCGGGCGACAGGGAGGCCGGGGCATGA